CCTTTTCCGTACCCACCATAGCCAAACGCAGGTATTACAATGAGAGTTTCAGTTATGTAATAAATTCCTTTTAAATACACCCTCGGAAGATTGCTGGCATTCCACATATATTTTAATCCTCCTGACATACTGATTTTTGAATTAAAATGCTGGACAAATTGAATGTGAAAAGTTGCAGGGATGAGGTATGAAATATTCTTTTTTGTGTTTTGAATTTTTAAATCCTTTGCAAGAGAGTCCGAATTGTAGCGATCAAGAAATCCGTTGTTCAAGGTAAATATATCCTCTACGAAAAAACCATCATATCTATAGGTGGAATCGCCACGGTAGTTATTTAAATTTTTCCATCTGATAAAACCTATGTCTCTGGCTTCTAATAAAAGTGTAGATTTTTCGCTTACATGGTATCTGCCATAGAGATTTAACGAAGCTCCTAAACCATCAGAACTGAAATTACCTTTGCTTCTATCGGAATAAGAGATATTTGGATCAGCATTGATATCGATATATGCTCCGGATGGCTCTGTATATAAATCTCCACGGTTCAATATAGCCTGATTAAATCTTCCACCTCTGATAAATGACAAACCACCACCTACTCTTAATTTTTCATTCAGATCTTTCTCAAGTCCGACATAAAGGCTTTGTGAATCAAAATATCTGTATTTAAGTGGGGCAATGTTGATGGTTTGCCCTGCAAATTGGCTGTTACCTCTGAAAACGAGCTCAAATAGGTCTTTCGAAAACTTCGTGTCCAGGTGTTCTTTATAATAAAGCCCCGCTACAAAACTTACTGAACCAAGACTGGCTCTGCCACTAATCCCGGCGGAA
The Sporocytophaga myxococcoides DSM 11118 genome window above contains:
- a CDS encoding DUF5723 family protein; its protein translation is MKYVYLFAFLLITSTSFGQLETDRNFRFLYDLRNPAYVNEAGDSDYLDITAGSGYNSNAVTSSFVKKLVFGGFIDNGLKDQVSKRLKDVNRFGFDFSAGISGRASLGSVSFVAGLYYKEHLDTKFSKDLFELVFRGNSQFAGQTINIAPLKYRYFDSQSLYVGLEKDLNEKLRVGGGLSFIRGGRFNQAILNRGDLYTEPSGAYIDINADPNISYSDRSKGNFSSDGLGASLNLYGRYHVSEKSTLLLEARDIGFIRWKNLNNYRGDSTYRYDGFFVEDIFTLNNGFLDRYNSDSLAKDLKIQNTKKNISYLIPATFHIQFVQHFNSKISMSGGLKYMWNASNLPRVYLKGIYYITETLIVIPAFGYGGYGKGDVELGLAKSFKDKYFISLNGLFIEYVAMPSKSSGLGLNFSFTKTF